The proteins below are encoded in one region of Solidesulfovibrio fructosivorans JJ]:
- a CDS encoding MlaE family ABC transporter permease: MTDALQILFSPVTWLGRTALSILSELGGFFIFLCQGLWRILVPFPSVPKIVQQVYFIGVKSIFVIVLIGLFTGMVLGLQGYYTLVKFGSEGLLGAAVALSIIRELGPVLTAIMLTGRAGSSIAAEIGIMRISEQIDALTTMGINPMRFLIAPRLAASLICFPLLTAIFDVVGIGGGYLTGVVLLGINPGVYFDRIDAAVELADVTGGFEKSIVFALLVAAICCYEGYFTHTRREGFGAKGVSLATTSAVVVSCVTVLVADYVLTSFLL; encoded by the coding sequence ATGACCGACGCGCTACAGATCCTTTTCTCCCCCGTCACCTGGCTTGGCCGGACGGCGCTTTCCATCCTGTCCGAACTGGGTGGTTTTTTCATTTTCCTGTGCCAGGGATTGTGGCGCATCCTCGTGCCGTTTCCATCGGTGCCGAAAATCGTGCAGCAGGTGTATTTCATCGGGGTCAAATCGATCTTCGTCATCGTGCTCATCGGGCTTTTCACGGGCATGGTGCTGGGGTTGCAGGGCTACTACACCCTGGTCAAGTTCGGCTCGGAAGGGCTTCTCGGCGCGGCCGTGGCCCTGTCCATCATCCGGGAGCTGGGGCCGGTGCTGACGGCCATCATGCTCACGGGCCGGGCCGGATCGTCCATCGCGGCCGAAATCGGCATCATGCGCATTTCCGAACAGATCGACGCGCTGACCACCATGGGGATCAACCCCATGCGGTTCCTCATCGCGCCCCGCCTCGCCGCGTCGCTTATCTGCTTTCCGCTTTTGACGGCCATTTTCGACGTGGTCGGCATCGGCGGCGGGTATCTGACGGGCGTGGTGCTTCTGGGCATCAACCCCGGCGTCTATTTCGACCGCATCGACGCGGCGGTGGAGCTTGCCGACGTGACCGGCGGCTTCGAGAAATCCATCGTCTTCGCCTTGCTCGTGGCGGCCATCTGCTGCTACGAAGGCTACTTCACCCATACCCGGCGGGAAGGCTTTGGCGCCAAAGGGGTCAGCCTCGCCACGACATCGGCCGTGGTCGTGTCCTGCGTCACCGTATTGGTGGCGGACTACGTGCTCACGTCGTTTTTACTGTGA
- the mlaD gene encoding outer membrane lipid asymmetry maintenance protein MlaD has protein sequence MKKYTMETTVGVFVLAGLLCVAYLTIKLGKLEVIGGDSYSVTARFKDVTGLKSGAYVEMAGVRIGRVTGIRLDPKNNMAMVTLDIQNGVRLTDDSIASIKTSGLIGDKFVKVSPGGSDDILKPGGLIVETESSVDLGDLIGKYVFGGVK, from the coding sequence ATGAAAAAATACACGATGGAAACCACGGTCGGGGTTTTCGTTCTGGCCGGGCTTTTATGCGTGGCCTACCTGACCATCAAGCTCGGCAAGCTCGAAGTCATCGGCGGCGACAGCTACTCGGTGACAGCCCGGTTCAAGGACGTGACCGGGCTTAAAAGCGGCGCCTACGTGGAGATGGCCGGCGTGCGCATCGGCCGGGTGACCGGCATCAGGCTTGATCCCAAAAACAATATGGCCATGGTCACCCTGGACATCCAGAACGGCGTGCGCTTAACCGACGATTCCATCGCCTCCATCAAGACCAGCGGCCTTATCGGCGACAAGTTCGTCAAGGTTTCGCCGGGCGGTTCGGACGATATCCTGAAGCCCGGAGGGCTGATCGTCGAAACCGAGTCGTCGGTCGATCTCGGCGACCTCATCGGCAAATACGTGTTCGGGGGCGTGAAATAG
- a CDS encoding Tgt2/MlaC family protein has protein sequence MHRILLRLFLALLVVVATALPAAAGSATETLSASVDRIISLLADPAYKNPQTRPAMRAKLITSIDGIFDMKELSRRALGAQWNTFTPEQQKRFVTAFGNLLQRTYLDKIESYTDEKVQYLKEQELGPEKAEVDTTVVGKGKEIPITYRLIDHSGWKIYDVIIEGVSLVQNYRTQFGQILTNETPDALIAKISAKMS, from the coding sequence ATGCATCGCATCCTGCTTCGCTTGTTTCTTGCCCTGTTGGTCGTCGTCGCCACCGCCCTCCCGGCGGCGGCCGGTTCGGCCACGGAAACGCTTTCCGCCTCCGTGGACCGCATCATCTCCCTGCTGGCCGATCCGGCCTACAAGAACCCCCAGACCCGGCCGGCCATGCGGGCCAAGCTCATCACCTCCATCGACGGCATCTTCGACATGAAGGAGCTGTCCCGCCGGGCGCTCGGCGCGCAGTGGAACACGTTCACCCCCGAGCAGCAAAAAAGGTTCGTGACCGCGTTCGGCAATCTGCTCCAGCGCACCTACCTTGACAAAATCGAAAGCTACACCGATGAAAAGGTGCAGTATCTCAAAGAGCAGGAACTTGGGCCGGAAAAGGCCGAAGTCGACACCACGGTGGTCGGCAAGGGCAAGGAGATCCCCATCACCTATCGGCTTATCGACCATAGCGGATGGAAGATCTACGACGTGATCATCGAGGGGGTAAGCCTCGTGCAAAACTATCGCACCCAGTTCGGCCAGATTCTCACCAACGAGACTCCGGACGCGCTGATCGCGAAAATATCGGCGAAGATGTCCTGA
- a CDS encoding MlaA family lipoprotein: protein MNVMPRRLIIFPLLAAMLLAGFDCYAAPQTGAADKDATPAVSKVAKPFIPSATAESAAQPSVAAPKATTPADDEYDAAPAPVADPLYRWNKFWFGFNNLFYSGLMRPFAKGYAYVVPKPLRQGLTNAYQNFIFPIRFLNALLQLDFTKASREFGRFMINSTLGIGGLMDVAKADPNLQPGNEDFGQTLGHYGMGDGFYIVWPLLGPSSVRDSIGLVGDAAANPLTWIFGPWAIHDDYNPWYWSYIIKAGDVFNNLPGTLEAYDSVVGPAVDPYSAMKDAYIQYRRNAVSK, encoded by the coding sequence ATGAACGTCATGCCGCGACGCCTCATCATCTTTCCCCTGCTTGCCGCCATGCTCTTGGCGGGATTCGATTGTTACGCCGCACCCCAGACAGGGGCCGCGGACAAAGACGCCACGCCTGCGGTGTCCAAGGTCGCCAAGCCGTTTATCCCTTCCGCCACGGCGGAATCGGCGGCCCAACCGTCCGTGGCCGCGCCGAAAGCGACGACCCCGGCCGACGACGAGTACGACGCCGCTCCGGCCCCTGTCGCCGATCCGCTCTACCGCTGGAACAAGTTCTGGTTCGGTTTCAACAACCTCTTTTACAGCGGCCTGATGCGTCCCTTCGCCAAGGGCTACGCCTACGTCGTGCCCAAGCCCCTGCGCCAGGGACTCACCAACGCCTACCAGAACTTCATCTTCCCCATCCGTTTCTTGAACGCCCTGCTCCAGCTCGACTTCACCAAGGCGTCCCGGGAATTCGGCCGGTTCATGATCAACTCCACCCTCGGCATCGGCGGCCTGATGGACGTGGCCAAGGCTGATCCGAACCTCCAGCCCGGCAATGAGGATTTCGGCCAGACCCTCGGCCATTACGGCATGGGCGACGGCTTTTACATCGTGTGGCCGCTGCTTGGCCCGTCGAGCGTGCGCGACAGCATAGGCCTCGTCGGCGACGCCGCCGCCAATCCGCTCACCTGGATCTTCGGCCCCTGGGCCATCCACGACGATTACAACCCCTGGTACTGGTCCTACATCATCAAGGCCGGCGACGTGTTCAACAACCTGCCCGGCACGCTTGAGGCCTACGACAGCGTGGTGGGACCGGCCGTCGATCCCTACAGCGCCATGAAGGACGCCTACATCCAGTATCGCCGCAACGCCGTCAGCAAGTAA
- a CDS encoding AraC family transcriptional regulator has translation MTGRRDTPSRSTVTARPLPLGTGGLALWASYSDQRFARHAHEGYALGVIEAGGLAFRYRGSRLVAPAGSVNLVQPGVPHDGEPALPGGWRYRMLYIPVEVLAMVQAQGVSPPYFRQGVIEDPELAGLVADVHKMLFDAEADALARQARLLSLLAYWVRRHATEGRTARAPGPEPRAVRRALEVIAERFAEPITLADLSAATGLSPWHLTRVVARSTGLPPHAHLLARRLRAAKDALTSQARLADIAAASGFADQSHLTRAFVAHFGMPPGAYRKIVQNSGRDQG, from the coding sequence ATGACCGGCCGACGCGACACGCCTTCCCGATCGACAGTCACAGCCCGCCCGCTCCCTCTGGGAACGGGCGGGCTGGCGCTTTGGGCCAGCTACAGCGACCAGCGCTTCGCCCGCCATGCCCACGAAGGCTACGCCCTGGGCGTGATCGAGGCCGGGGGACTGGCCTTCCGCTACCGGGGCAGCCGCCTCGTCGCCCCGGCCGGCAGCGTCAATCTGGTCCAGCCGGGCGTTCCCCACGACGGCGAACCCGCCCTGCCCGGCGGCTGGCGCTACCGCATGCTCTATATCCCGGTCGAGGTCCTGGCCATGGTCCAAGCCCAAGGCGTGTCGCCGCCCTACTTCCGCCAGGGCGTGATCGAAGACCCGGAACTGGCCGGACTGGTCGCCGACGTCCACAAAATGCTTTTCGACGCCGAGGCGGACGCCCTAGCCCGGCAAGCGCGGCTTTTGTCGTTGCTCGCCTATTGGGTGCGCCGCCATGCCACCGAGGGAAGGACCGCACGGGCGCCCGGTCCCGAACCGCGCGCCGTGCGGCGCGCCCTGGAGGTCATCGCCGAGCGCTTCGCCGAGCCCATAACCCTGGCCGACCTGTCCGCCGCGACCGGCCTTTCGCCCTGGCACCTGACCCGGGTCGTGGCCCGGTCCACGGGCCTGCCGCCCCACGCCCACCTGCTCGCCAGGCGATTGCGCGCCGCCAAGGACGCGCTCACCAGCCAGGCGCGGCTCGCCGACATCGCCGCCGCAAGCGGCTTTGCCGACCAAAGCCACCTGACCCGGGCCTTTGTGGCCCATTTCGGCATGCCGCCCGGGGCCTACCGCAAGATTGTTCAAAACAGCGGCCGCGACCAGGGCTAG
- a CDS encoding DMT family transporter has product MHARTFAVAALVAAMILVGSSVAVGRILATTLPIHFASMVRFALASLVLVPLTIVMEGRFPKIAPRTLGILTAQSLCGSFLFTVCLLEGLRLTGAADAGVVAAATPAMVALLGWLLFHERPNRRAVIGIAATVAGVAAVNAAPSSAHGTSALLGNGLVCLAVVFEAAFLLLRRAVDEPLSPLAAAMWVSLLGFFLFLIPGIWQMGALPAGGLTPWDMAELVYYGLGVTAVAYILWFYGVVRVEAATAGVVTGVMPVAALAFVAWLCGEGIGARQLAGCAGVLAGIAILSGMGRKKRPGGNLSCRKVLPPGPLSKDF; this is encoded by the coding sequence ATGCACGCGCGCACGTTCGCCGTGGCCGCCCTGGTCGCGGCCATGATCCTGGTCGGTTCGTCCGTGGCCGTGGGCCGCATCCTGGCGACCACACTGCCCATCCACTTCGCGTCCATGGTCCGCTTCGCCCTGGCGTCGCTGGTCCTCGTTCCCCTGACCATCGTCATGGAGGGACGTTTCCCCAAAATCGCCCCAAGAACCCTGGGCATTTTGACGGCCCAGTCCCTTTGCGGATCGTTTCTCTTTACGGTTTGTCTGCTTGAAGGCCTGCGTCTGACCGGAGCGGCCGACGCCGGCGTGGTGGCGGCGGCAACGCCGGCCATGGTGGCGCTGCTGGGCTGGCTGTTGTTCCATGAACGACCGAACCGGCGCGCCGTGATCGGCATCGCGGCCACGGTGGCGGGCGTGGCCGCCGTCAACGCCGCTCCGTCAAGCGCCCACGGGACCTCGGCCCTCCTCGGCAACGGACTGGTCTGTCTGGCCGTCGTGTTCGAGGCCGCCTTTTTGCTGCTGCGCCGGGCGGTCGACGAACCGCTTTCCCCGTTGGCCGCCGCCATGTGGGTGTCGCTGCTGGGCTTTTTCCTCTTTCTGATCCCAGGGATATGGCAAATGGGAGCGCTTCCGGCCGGGGGGCTGACGCCTTGGGACATGGCCGAGCTGGTCTACTACGGCCTCGGCGTCACGGCCGTGGCCTACATCTTATGGTTTTACGGCGTGGTGCGGGTGGAGGCGGCCACGGCCGGCGTGGTCACGGGCGTCATGCCCGTGGCGGCCCTGGCCTTTGTCGCCTGGCTGTGCGGCGAAGGGATCGGCGCGCGGCAACTCGCCGGTTGCGCCGGGGTTCTTGCCGGCATCGCCATTTTGTCCGGGATGGGCAGAAAAAAAAGACCGGGGGGAAACCTTTCTTGCAGAAAGGTTCTCCCCCCGGGCCCCCTTTCCAAAGATTTTTAA
- a CDS encoding SPOR domain-containing protein — MRRLLSAVAVLALCLSGCATDKSFEKEILGHQAPPSPTDTGWSRAPATPPPPPPPPPSAAPAPEPVPAGTAPVATPHGPAEEPAAPKLFTPAQASPAPAPVSPTKSATPVHGAQHGSLFTFQVGAFAHAQTANQLMATLQGKGYSVRVEQGTLNRKTFYKVFATKEGTRAALEGELFALGVSEPRLAAERPLGSAAPAGQKAAAPAAQPASATAAQPVPVVAKPAPAATAKPPVRYAPPVVEPAPPLPDGYVPPPPKNKE, encoded by the coding sequence ATGCGGCGTTTGTTGTCGGCAGTGGCCGTGCTGGCCCTTTGCCTGTCCGGGTGCGCCACGGACAAATCGTTTGAAAAGGAAATCCTGGGGCATCAGGCTCCCCCGTCGCCGACCGATACGGGCTGGTCCCGTGCGCCGGCGACGCCACCACCGCCTCCCCCCCCGCCGCCGAGCGCCGCGCCCGCGCCCGAGCCTGTTCCCGCAGGGACAGCCCCTGTCGCCACGCCTCATGGGCCGGCGGAGGAGCCCGCCGCGCCCAAGCTCTTTACGCCGGCCCAGGCGAGCCCCGCTCCCGCCCCCGTTTCCCCGACCAAGTCGGCGACGCCTGTCCACGGGGCGCAGCACGGTTCGCTTTTCACCTTCCAGGTGGGGGCGTTCGCCCATGCCCAGACGGCCAACCAGCTCATGGCCACGCTCCAGGGCAAGGGCTACAGCGTGCGGGTCGAGCAGGGGACGCTCAACAGAAAGACGTTTTACAAGGTCTTCGCCACCAAGGAGGGAACCAGGGCGGCTCTTGAGGGTGAACTGTTCGCCCTTGGCGTGAGCGAGCCGCGTCTGGCCGCGGAGCGTCCGCTTGGCAGCGCCGCGCCCGCCGGTCAAAAGGCCGCCGCGCCGGCCGCGCAGCCGGCGTCAGCCACAGCCGCGCAGCCGGTTCCCGTCGTCGCGAAACCGGCGCCCGCCGCCACGGCAAAGCCTCCGGTGCGCTACGCGCCCCCCGTGGTGGAGCCGGCCCCGCCCTTGCCGGACGGCTACGTGCCGCCGCCTCCCAAGAATAAGGAATAG
- a CDS encoding Hpt domain-containing protein, whose translation MKAMYPCGASLPEDVLSVFDPEGARRRMGVDRAGFGRVFEHIWREVSERRTLIDAAWQAGDFKRIGLQAHTIKSAAATIGAEGLCRAAAAVERAAEAGDRQALDAAMAALRTARETLCRLVGIQQR comes from the coding sequence ATGAAAGCGATGTATCCTTGCGGCGCGTCGTTGCCCGAGGATGTCCTGTCCGTCTTCGATCCCGAGGGCGCGAGGCGGCGCATGGGCGTCGACCGGGCCGGCTTTGGCCGCGTGTTCGAACATATCTGGCGCGAGGTGTCCGAGCGCCGCACCTTGATCGACGCCGCCTGGCAGGCCGGGGATTTCAAGCGGATCGGGCTGCAGGCCCATACCATCAAAAGCGCAGCCGCGACCATCGGCGCGGAGGGCCTTTGCCGCGCCGCCGCCGCGGTGGAGCGGGCGGCCGAGGCCGGCGATCGCCAAGCCCTCGACGCCGCCATGGCCGCGCTGCGCACGGCCCGGGAAACGCTTTGCCGTCTGGTCGGCATACAGCAGCGTTGA